The Amycolatopsis japonica nucleotide sequence CCTGAGTTTCACCGCGGAGGAGATCGGCGACGGCGCCACGCAGTTCAAATGCTGCCCGCCGATCCGCGAGGCCGGGAACCGCGAACTGCTGTGGAAGGGCCTCGCGGACGGCGTCATCGACTGCGTGGTGACCGACCATTCGCCGTGCACGCCGGAGCTGAAACGCTTCGACAGCGGCGATTTCGGGCTCGCCTGGGGCGGGATCGCCGGCCTGCAGCTCGGCCTGCCCGCCGTCTGGACCCAGGCGCGGCAGCGGGGGTTCGCGCTCACCGACGTCGTCCGCTGGATGGCCGAACATCCGGCAGCGCAGGCAGGGATGCGCCGCAAGGGGCACCTCGCGCCGGGCTACGACGCCGACTTCAGTGTGTTCGCACCCGACGAGGCTTTCGTCGTCGACGTCGCGAAATTGAAGCACCGCAACCCGGTCAGCGCCTACCACGGACGGCCGCTGGCCGGTGTCGTCCGGAGCACGTGGTTGCGGGGCGAGGAGATCACCGGTGAAGACCCGGCAGGCGTTCTGCTGACCCGGGGTGATTGCTGAGATGGAGGATGCCGTGAACGACCGTCCTGAGTGGACAGCCCTGCCCGACCTGGCTTCGCGTAAGTTCGGCGGGACCGTGATGTGGGCGACGGACGAGTTGTTCGCCGAGAAGGAGAACCTGGTCAATCCCTGGGTGCCCGCGCATCAGACGGAGACCTTCGGCCCCAAGGGGCAGGTCTACGACGGCTGGGAGACCCGGCGGCACCGCGAGCCCGGCGACGACCAGGCGGTGATCCGGCTGGGCCTGGCGGGCGCGATCACCGGTGTCATCGTGGACACCGCGTTCTTCAAGGGCAACTACCCGCCGTTCGTCTCGGTCGAAGCGTGCGCCGTCGACGGCTATCCCAGCGCGGCCGAAGTCGCCGAAGCGGACTGGGACGTGCTGGTGAAACGCGGCGCGGCAGCGGGACACACGGAGAACTACTTCGAGATCGGCGGGAGCAAGCGCTACACGCACGTCCGGCTGACCATGCATCCGGACGGCGGCGTGGCCCGGCTGCGGGTGCACGGCACACCCATCCCGGATCCGCACCTGCTCGACCTCGGCGCGCTCGACCTCGCCGCGCTGGAGAACGGCGCGGTGGTCACCGGGTGCAGCAACATGTTCTATTCCTCGCCCAACAACCTCTTCTCGCCGGGACTCGCCGCGCATCAGGCCGAGGGCTGGGAGACCGCGCGGCGCCGGGACGACGGGAACGACTGGGTCACGGTGCGCCTCGCCGGCGCGGGCGTCGTCCGGTTCGCCGAGTTCGACAACAGCAACCTCAAGGGCAACGCACCGGGCTGGGCCGCGCTGAGCGGCCGGGACGGCGACGGCGAATGGGTCGAGCTGCTGCCCAAGACGCGGTTGCAGCCGGACACGCGGCACCGGTTCGCCCTCGCCGAGGGCCCCGAGGTGACCGAAGTCCGTCTCGACATCTATCCCGACGGCGGGATGGCGCGCCTACGTCTCTTCGGCGCGCTTTCGGAGCGTGGCCGCGCCGACGTCGCTTCGCGTTTCGAGGCGGCTCGCTCCTGACGCATTTCGTCCTCTGAATGCGGTAGTTGGCATCGAGAACTACCGCGTTTAGAGGACGAAATGCGGGGTCAGGGACGGGCGCCGGGCCGGTTCAGGTACGCGGAGAACAGCGAAAGGACGATACCGACCGAGAAGATCGCGGTGAGCCACCAAGCGCCGCCGATGGACAGGTTCCACACCAGGGCACCCGCCATGAGCAGTGCCATGACGATGTTCCTGAGCTGCAGCGGCGTCGGTTTGGCCATGCCGCCACCCTCTCACGGGCCGGGCGGGCCCTGGTCAGGGGGCGGACTGGCGACGTGAGCTGATCACGCCGGTGTTGAACCCGGCGAGGTGGAGCCCACCGGCGAACCGGGCGTGCTCGATCTTCACGCAGCGGTTCATCACCACGTCCAGCCCCGCCTCCTTGGCGAGGTCTGCGACGGGCTCGTGCCACAGGCCCAACTGAAGCCAGAGCGTGCGCGCTCCGGCCTCGACGACCTCCTCGGCCACGCCGGGGAGGTCGTCGTGCTTGCGGAACACGCTGACCAGGTCGGTCTCGCCGGGCACGTCGGCCAGTGACGGGTACACCGGCCGTCCGAGGAGTTCGTCCAGCCGCGGGTTCACGAAGTTGACCTCGTACTTGCTGGAGGACAGCAGGTACGTCGCGACGAAGTAGCTCGGCCGCGCGGGATTGTTCGAAGCGCCGACGATGGTCACCGACCTCGTCCGCGAGAGGATGCGGCGCCGCTCGACCGCGCCGGCGTCGTAGGTCATCCCGCCACCGCCTTGCCGAGCGCCTGATCGAGATCCCACAGGATGTCGTCGACGTCCTCCAGCCCGACCGACAGGCGGATCAGGTCCGCGCCCACCCCGGCCGAACGCAGCTGATCCTCGGAGAGCTGCTGATGGGTGGTGGACGCCGGATGGATGACCAGCGTCCGCGCGTCCCCGACGTTCGCCAGATGCGACAGCAGCTCGACCGAGTTCACGAACGTCTCCCCGGCGGTGCGGCCGCCGTCGACGCCGAAGGAGAACACGGCGCCAGGCCCGGCGGGCAGGTACTTCTTCGCGCGATCGTGGTGCGGGT carries:
- the alc gene encoding allantoicase, with the protein product MEDAVNDRPEWTALPDLASRKFGGTVMWATDELFAEKENLVNPWVPAHQTETFGPKGQVYDGWETRRHREPGDDQAVIRLGLAGAITGVIVDTAFFKGNYPPFVSVEACAVDGYPSAAEVAEADWDVLVKRGAAAGHTENYFEIGGSKRYTHVRLTMHPDGGVARLRVHGTPIPDPHLLDLGALDLAALENGAVVTGCSNMFYSSPNNLFSPGLAAHQAEGWETARRRDDGNDWVTVRLAGAGVVRFAEFDNSNLKGNAPGWAALSGRDGDGEWVELLPKTRLQPDTRHRFALAEGPEVTEVRLDIYPDGGMARLRLFGALSERGRADVASRFEAARS
- a CDS encoding CoA-binding protein, whose translation is MTYDAGAVERRRILSRTRSVTIVGASNNPARPSYFVATYLLSSSKYEVNFVNPRLDELLGRPVYPSLADVPGETDLVSVFRKHDDLPGVAEEVVEAGARTLWLQLGLWHEPVADLAKEAGLDVVMNRCVKIEHARFAGGLHLAGFNTGVISSRRQSAP